One window from the genome of Gopherus evgoodei ecotype Sinaloan lineage chromosome 2, rGopEvg1_v1.p, whole genome shotgun sequence encodes:
- the LOC115645324 gene encoding NAC-alpha domain-containing protein 1-like isoform X2 produces MYSGENQLQPVTDGSQNASSTSTPSGDSSPPSALTPLQVSLTAAPNCTSPTAMEPTLCSPGALAFLPAKKEDRPQPEGASCDTAVGSSPTGLSECSQVLLETPPKGLQEVLSVDMLDTRIVMGEETQCSDDKPDTGVELHSSLLDDKAPVSEAAGAESLAAYAGEESSDEENWILESSSEAVRKLSAQATPGESPCPKPRDNRQVCLYRPPRLLPWEPEEPSVALKEKLFSQGETMADVPSPCPTPAKDPPDELAEAGPLQPPQVKPVLDPDLYFTAPSTPIKTVYSHLKHLPYAKDHLSEEQSDMDNEGLCSPPTSPSGSYITAEGGSWASSGTSSTSPSCSPNLIAESETVEASTAYGESLLELELSEEPARFARSSCLSPEQLEEEEEGDQSLERLSSGNMTLPSVPVEEEGDGQTTPEEEWDSEIATSIAWVPLTTEPEDPGELLPAEEKDLPHPGGDSGDEPLQSTLDRQLLKVEVFTSDKASASLGTGDAAKEPLESSLVSCSPIPLPGLQSESSSVSGASCSSDAETPSSLQAETTGSSAELPSDFTDNDQMIPATLLPFRGSLIFEAESLEITLFPQGESVENDIVYGAEEDDSTSASFLHSLSENSINEGVDESFAYQDDTSQSSDSASYNGEADEQLYSTEQYAVVTPSAQEGEKPAAEDSEQGASCSGSESEMETSSDASDTDEEYTAFSALGTVPHTGVEVGFVPEGNVAHQDKLEGSTEEEEGEEEERQPPAQSEGMLKSAALAEPKAALVDEHSDSDSPGSGSISPTGRGWSLSLKPDSTPSPGESALRAESDQADSPGDTGSSSESSLEHQSSLSDMQEALEKGLPNSGECLIACFDTDEETEVFPGLEVVMENAEPISQSAEVCVAPWRGGDGMGSAIPLPWKQKPAPTELAEPTARDASVFEMGTKLKESEVHLLELLDQDSTSLGGKREDHFVAQLGASDGASLEQPEVTRADSEPAGECLIACFSSSEEELEEASSLDQVNNNEEQGELFLEASLDSVPLLGQNDTQPNMLVDTASQNEPTLAVVDQQQEPLLPPGDSESQSLDLHTMQRDLQELQRTLDGSRQQECRELDASSESERETYVKRYFGTTAFSLLPQAIAVPESTEPTWGQEALGKKPALADSSIPEPIWPCSGTGETKDSNSKEPQLDESSPASPGIQLPGEMNSSTDQNQEELMASAEKWLTAEAAESDLESTFGASPVAAMGETQPKAAVQALESLGEPVEMVTPVPCSSTVSHDLQTRSAEEATYASVSGSESCSQTDSVSAQVCPLGDQLEMETPTAAAPGQTLPEPGAQVFQAPRVCSLDPDLPELRDSNMNVLETASSESPWEPEHGAGEDQDSSVSTSSSKNVVLEGEIESTNAEETAKKTIGDQLGCDELPGGKGASTQEQWLGSTQLPQEMKPAALQQSESLGDVTEEEALGSEATSEEGVYLTDEEREAEAQPEESQPGTPSPKGEMEVELAESAEAASEGSSSAFSNDLFSGDSPEGRQTPGCAALRPPLALDDKMTTVDSTQEEPDKAVSSRESSPEPPDTTQSFMHMDSSFFMASEESMGGSTRLVEQKSSRAGGELGAPEQAESQLTEQQEGDIPTELKEAVLPPEYLHVGISSRDSPSLPEPSPSGVSSAEHSLAPEPPEHSLAPEPPEHSLALCLHYSSLQEAPRSTHSECTRLRSNVPVPSNQQLLFTASEKIIYIGEPAIHGQPPAEPGDSSPSASLEAEHSAEYSGPTKTSPDLLESKAVIAESLAISLGLREPSGALVENPADPPAASREWQEITAMLQGSFGNLQASQLKVGPLCPVSSQMVTEAQSVLASLKERVLESSSGEATPDSLEASEAQERVIKAQPEPETPTHELAAGSASRQPSEDQGARQPSEDESTSEQAQLESICETLLAAEVTPSPVLLASSMGSSESVTPVLEEQDLSAEEDSSLHSEGPLEEESIQTSSGTHAKDQDQRSLSLEEPAELGISPRVEEPWESPGEAGVDGAMPEASQAGHLQSPQHPANGGNQQSQIPLGDTESSRENETLSTTEATSPLILHSSPSPEPSAASLASDFQPPESPPPEPCPIPAAAPLQSRQPASPEVTVEDAPSPPPCSELIEVPPALSFLPPCSEDPIQGQNSGLPTSEAHSVTEDTCTEDQPSLLLDSRKYLEALESSASPVPCRDPFLSTQDSRGRPQLPGNKDTRGRGSASAEERQAHRGFVQLESSSSSESEPPYRCPEIETLREAAGMTLLEDKPLVGQRSCEVNHKGSCNDSESNDESIPELEEPDISEPRTAQTQAQLTHSLSTGEETISKAKQSRSEKKARKAMSKLGLRQIHGVTRITIRKSKNILFVITKPDVFKSPASDIYIVFGEAKIEDLSQQVHKAAAEKFKVPMEHSPLITETAPALTIKEESEEEEEVDETGLEVRDIELVMAQANVSRPKAVRALRHNNNDIVNAIMELTM; encoded by the exons ATGTATTCAGGAGAGAATCAGCTGCAGCCTGTTACAG ATGGCTCTCAGAATGCCTCCAGCACGTCCACCCCCAGTGGTGACTCTTCACCCCCCTCCGCCCTGACTCCACTGCAGGTCTCCCTGACAGCAGCCCCCAATTGTACAAGCCCCACTGCCATGGAGCCCACCCTCTGcagcccaggagccctggcctTCCTGCCGGCCAAGAAAGAGGACAGGCCCCAGCCAGAAGGAGCCAGCTGCGACACAGCTGTTGGTAGCTCCCCCACTGGCCTGAGCGAGTGCAGCCAGGTCCTGCTGGAAACGCCTCCCAAAGGCCTCCAGGAAGTGCTGAGTGTGGACATGCTGGACACCAGGATTGTGATGGGGGAGGAGACCCAGTGCAGCGATGACAAGCCAGACACGGGGGTGGAGCTGCACAGCTCACTGCTGGACGACAAGGCTCCCGTATCAGAGGCAGCTGGCGCTGAAAGCCTCGCAGCCTATGCCGGAGAAGAGTCGAGTGACGAGGAAAACTGGATCCTAGagagcagctctgaggctgtTCGGAAACTCTCTGCCCAGGCCACACCAGGGGAGTCTCCCTGCCCCAAACCCAGAGACAACAGGCAAGTGTGTCTCTATCGGCCTCCTCGTCTGCTGCCCTGGGAGCCTGAAGAGCCGAGCGTGGCGCTAAAGGAGAAGTTGTTTTCTCAGGGTGAAACCATGGCCGATGTGCCTTCCCCATGTCCCACACCTGCCAAAGACCCTCCTGATGAGCTGGCCGAGGCAGGACCCTTGCAGCCCCCCCAGGTCAAACCAGTCCTGGATCCGGACCTGTACTTCACAGCCCCTTCGACGCCAATCAAAACAGTCTACTCCCACCTCAAGCACCTCCCCTATGCCAAGGACCACCTGAGCGAGGAGCAGAGCGATATGGACAACGAAGGGCTGTGCTCCCCACCTACCTCTCCATCGGGGTCCTACATCACCGCCGAGGGGGGCAGCTGGGCTTCCTCTGGCACCTCCAGCACATCCCCGTCATGTTCTCCCAACCTGATTGCTGAGTCGGAGACCGTGGAAGCCTCAACTGCTTATGGGGAATCCCTGTTGGAGCTGGAGCTTTCTGAGGAGCCGGCTCGGTTTGCCAGGAGCTCTTGTCTGTCTcctgagcagctggaggaggaagaggaaggtgaCCAGTCTTTGGAGAGACTTTCCTCTGGCAACATGACTCTGCCTTCAGTGccagtggaggaggaaggggatggTCAGACCACGCCAGAAGAAGAGTGGGACTCTGAAATTGCTACCTCTATTGCATGGGTCCCGCTCACCACAGAGCCAGAGGATCCAGGggagctgctgccagctgaggaGAAGGACCTGCCCCATCCAGGAGGAGACTCTGGGGATGAGCCACTGCAAAGCACCTTGGACAGGCAGCTCCTGAAGGTGGAAGTCTTCACCTCAGATAAAGCCAGTGCCAGCCTGGGGACAGGGGATGCAGCGAAAGAGCCTCTGGAGTCCAGCCTGGTGtcctgctcccccatccccttgCCAGGCCTCCAGTCAGAGTCCAGCAGCGTGTCTGGGGCAAGCTGCTCCTCGGATGCAGAGACACCCAGCAGCCTGCAGGCCGAGACCACTGGCTCCTCAGCAGAGCTCCCATCAGACTTCACGGACAATGACCAGATGATCCCTGCCACTCTGCTGCCCTTTCGCGGGAGCCTGATCTTTGAGGCCGAGTCGCTGGAGATCACACTGTTCCCCCAGGGGGAGTCTGTAGAGAACGACATCGTCTACGGGGCGGAGGAAGATGACAgcacctctgcctccttcctgcaTTCTCTGTCGGAGAACTCCATCAACGAGGGCGTGGATGAGTCCTTTGCCTACCAAGATGACACTTCCCAGTCCTCCGACTCCGCCTCGTACAATGGCGAGGCAGATgagcagctgtacagcactgagcaaTACGCTGTGGTGACCCCCTCAGCTCAGGAAGGGGAGAAGCCAGCTGCAGAGGACTCTGAGCAGGGGGCCTCCTGCTCGGGCAGCGAGAGCGAGATGGAGACATCATCAGATGCCTCTGACACCGATGAGGAATACACGGCTTTCTCGGCGCTGGGCACAGTCCCCCACACAGGGGTGGAGGTTGGGTTCGTGCCGGAGGGTAATgtggctcaccaggataagcTGGAAGGATCCacagaagaggaagagggggaggaagaagagaggcagCCACCAGCCCAAAGTGAGGGGATGCTGAAATCAGCAGCACTCGCTGAACCCAAGGCAGCGCTGGTGGATGAACACAGCGACTCAGACAGCCCAGGAAGCGGCAGCATCTCACCCACAGGCCGAGGCTGGAGCCTCTCTCTGAAACCAGACAGCACACCATCCCCTGGGGAGTCTGCTCTGAGAGCTGAATCTGACCAGGCAGATTCTCCAGGGGATACTGGCTCCTCCTCAGAGAGCTCCCTGGAGCACCAGTCCTCACTGTCGGACATGCAGGAGGCCCTGGAGAAAGGGCTCCCCAACTCAGGGGAGTGTCTGATAGCCTGCTTTGATACAGACGAGGAGACTGAGGTCTTCCCTGGGCTGGAGGTAGTCATGGAGAATGCAGAGCCGATAAGCCAGTCAGCTGAAGTGTGTGTGgctccatggagaggtggggatgggatgggatctgcaATACCCTTGCCTTGGAAACAGAagccagctcccactgaactcgCTGAGCCTACCGCCAGGGATGCCTCTGTGTTTGAGATGGGCACCAAACTGAAGGAGTCTGAAGTGCACCTCCTGGAGCTCCTAGACCAGGACAGCACTTctctgggagggaagagggaagatCACTTTGTGGCCCAACTGGGAGCCTCCGATGGTGCCAGCTTGGAACAGCCTGAAGTGACCAGAGCTGACAGCGAGCCAGCAGGAGAGTGCTTGATCgcctgcttctcctcctctgaggaggagctggaggaagcCTCCTCTCTCGATCAAGTCAACAACAATGAGGAACAAGGGGAGCTGTTCTTGGAAGCCAGCCTGGATTCCGTGCCCCTTCTGGGACAAAATGACACACAGCCAAACATGCTCGTGGACACAGCCAGCCAGAATGAGCCCACATTGGCTGTGGTGGATCAGCAACAAGAGCCCCTTCTCCCACCGGGGGATTCAGAGTCCCAGAGCCTGGACCTGCACACGATGCAGAGAGACCTGCAGGAACTCCAGAGGACGCTGGATGGGAGCAGGCAGCAGGAGTGCAGAGAGCTGGATGCAAGCTCAGAGTCTGAGAGAGAGACCTATGTGAAAAGGTACTTCGGCACAACGGCGTTCTCGCTGCTCCCTCAGGCCATAGCGGTTCCAGAGAGCACCGAACCAACCTGGGGGCAAGAAGCCCTAGGCAAGAAGCCGGCCCTGGCAGACAGCAGCATCCCTGAGCCAATCTGGCCATGCTCAGGGACtggagagaccaaagactccaaCTCAAAAGAACCTCAACTGGACGAGAGCAGCCCTGCCTCTCCTGGCATCCAGCTGCCGGGAGAAATGAACAGCAGCACAGACCAGAATCAAGAGGAGCTCATGGCAAGCGCAGAAAAGTGGCTCACAGCTGAGGCTGCAGAATCTGACTTGGAATCCACGTTTGGTGCCTCACCCGTTGCTGCGATGGGAGAGACCCAGCCAAAGGCAGCTGTTCAGGCCCTGGAGAGCCTGGGAGAACCTGTGGAAATGGTAACCCCAGTTCCTTGTTCAAGCACTGTCAGCCATGACTTGCAGACCAGATCTGCTGAGGAAGCCACCTATGCCTCTGTATCAGGAAGTGAGTCATGCAGCCAAACAGATTCTGTCTCTGCTCAGGTTTGCCCCCTAGGAGACCAGCTTGAAATGGAAACTCCCActgcagctgctccaggccaaacCCTGCCTGAACCAGGGGCTCAGGTGTTCCAGGCCCCACGTGTCTGTAGCTTGGATCCAGACTTGCCTGAGTTGAGGGACAGCAACATGAATGTTCTGGAGACAGCTAGCTCTGAGTCTCCCTGGGAGCCTGAGCATGGAGCTGGAGAGGATCAAGACTCATCTGTCTCAACAAGCAGCAGCAAGAATGTTGTGCTCGAAGGGGAAATAGAGAGCACCAATGCAGAAGAAACAGCCAAGAAAACAATTGGAGACCAGCTGGGCTGTGATGAGCTGCCTGGTGGGAAGGGGGCCTCTACCCAAGAGCAGTGGCTGGGTAGCACCCAACTTCCTCAAGAAATGAAGCCAGCCGCTCTGCAGCAGAGTGAGAGTCTGGGTGATGTGACGGAAGAGGAAGCACTCGGCTCTGAAGCTACATCCGAAGAAGGGGTCTACCTCACCGATGAGGAGAGGGAGGCCGAGGCTCAGCCCGAAGAAAGTCAGCCAGGAACTCCTTCGCCCAAAGGAGAAATGGAGGTGGAGTTGGCAGAGAGTGCAGAGGCAGCTTCTGAAGGCAGCTCTTCTGCATTCAGCAATGACCTGTTCAGTGGAGACTCCCCGGAAGGCAGGCAAACACCAGGCTGTGCAGCACTCAGGCCTCCCCTTGCTCTTGATGATAAGATGACCACTGTGGACTCTACACAGGAGGAACCCGACAAGGCTGTTTCCTCCAGAGAATCTTCCCCAGAGCCACCAGACACCACACAGTCCTTCATGCACATGGATTCCAGCTTCTTCATGGCCTCTGAGGAGAGCATGGGAGGGAGCACCAGACTAGttgagcagaaatcctccagggcgGGGGGAGAACTGGGTGCTCCCGAACAAGCTGAGAGCCAGTTAACAGAGCAGCAAGAGGGTGACATTCCAACAGAGCTGAAGGAAGCAGTTCTACCACCAGAATATCTCCACGTGGGCATCAGCAGCAGAGACTCTCCATCCCTGcccgagcccagcccctcaggGGTCTCTTCAGCTGAGCACAGCCTGGCCCCAGAACCCCCTGAGCACAGCCTGGCCCCAGAACCCCCTGAGCACAGCCTGGCTTTGTGTTTGCACTATTCCTCCCTGCAAGAAGCTCCACGTTCCACTCACTCAGAGTGCACCAGGCTAAGATCCAATGTGCCAGTGCCTAGCAATCAGCAACTGCTCTTCACTGCTTCTGAGAAGATCATCTACATAGGCGAGCCTGCTATTCATGGCCagccccctgcagagcctggggacAGCAGCCCCAGCGCAAGCCTGGAAGCAGAGCATTCTGCTGAATATTCAGGGCCAACAAAAACAAGCCCTGACTTGCTGGAATCCAAAGCCGTCATTGCAGAAAGCCTGGCGATCAGCCTTGGATTGCGTGAGCCATCTGGTGCCTTGGTGGAGAACCCTGCTGACCCGCCAGCAGCATCTCGTGAGTGGCAGGAAATCACTGCCATGTTACAAGGCTCCTTTGGGAACCTCCAGGCCTCCCAGCTCAAAGTGGGGCCTCTTTGTCCTGTGAGCAGCCAGATGGTGACAGAAGCACAAAGTGTCCTTGCCAGCCTCAAGGAGAGGGTCTTGGAGAGCTCCTCAGGAGAGGCCACCCCAGACTCCCTGGAGGCCAGTGAAGCACAAGAGAGGGTGATCAAAGCTCAGCCTGAACCTGAAACGCCCACTCATGAACTTGCTGCTGGCAGTGCCTCTCGGCAGCCCAGTGAGGACCAGGGTGCTCGGCAGCCCTCTGAGGACGAGAGCACTTCAGAACAAGCACAATTGGAGAGCATCTGTGAGACACTGCTTGCAGCGGAGGTGACACCCAGCCCTGTGCTACTTGCTTCCTCCATGGGCAGCAGTGAGTCAGtgacccctgtgctagaggaACAGGATCTCTCCGCAGAGGAAGACTCCAGCCTGCACAGTGAAGGGCCCTTGGAGGAAGAGTCCATCCAGACTTCCTCTGGAACTCATGCTAAAGACCAGGACCAGAGGTCACTGAGCCTGGAGGAGCCTGCGGAGCTGGGGATCTCACCCAGGGTAGAAGAGCCTTGGGAGAGCCCTGGTGAGGCAGGTGTAGATGGTGCCATGCCAGAGGCCAGCCAAGCAGGACACCTGCAGAGCCCACAGCATCCAGCAAACGGAGGTAATCAGCAAAGCCAAATCCCATTGGGCGATACTGAAAGCAGCAGGGAGAATGAGACGCTTTCGACTACAGAAGCAACCAGTCCATTGATACTCCATTCCTCTCCTTCTCCTGAGCCCTCGGCAGCTTCCCTGGCTAGTGACTTCCAGCCTCCAGAGTCTCCtccaccagagccctgccccatccctgcagctgCTCCCCTCCAGTCACGTCAGCCTGCCTCTCCTGAAGTCACTGTGGAGGatgcaccttcccctcctccttgctcTGAACTCATAGAAGTGCCTCCTGCTTTATCCTTCTTGCCACCTTGCTCAGAGGATCCTATCCAAGGCCAAAACTCAGGGCTTCCCACATCTGAAGCACATTCTGTCACAGAGGACACTTGCACTGAAGACCAGCCATCTCTCCTGCTGGATTCCAGGAAATACTTAGAAG CTCTGGAGAGCTCCGCATCCCCTGTCCCATGCAGAGACCCCTTCCTCAGCACCCAGGATTCCCGAGGGaggccccagctcccagggaACAAAGACACCAGAGGGAGGGGTTCCGCCTCCGCAGAAGAGAGGCAAGCCCATCGTGGCTTCGTCCAGTTGGAATCAAGCTCTTCCAGCGAGAGCGAGCCACCCTACCGCTGCCCAGAGATCGAGACCCTGAGGGAGGCGGCTGGCATGACGCTGCTGGAGGACAAGCCGCTGGTGGGGCAGAGAAGCTGTGAAGTTAACCATAAAG GCTCTTGTAACGACTCGGAGAGCAACGATGAGTCTATTCCAGAGCTGGAGGAGCCAGACATCTCAGAACCCCGGACAGCTCAGACTCAG GCCCAGCTAACGCACTCGCTGAGCACCGGGGAGGAAACCATCAGCAAAGCCAAGCAGAGCCGGAGTGAGAAGAAAGCCAGAAAG GCCATGTCCAAGCTGGGGCTGCGTCAGATTCACGGCGTCACCAGGATCACGATCCGGAAGTCCAAGAACATCCTATTTGTGATAACCAAGCCGGACGTGTTCAAGAGCCCGGCTTCCGACATCTACATAGTGTTTGGAGAGGCCAAG ATCGAAGACCTGTCGCAGCAGGTGCACAAGGCGGCAGCGGAGAAGTTCAAGGTGCCGATGGAGCACTCGCCTTTGATCACAGAAACGGCCCCAGCACTCACGATCAAAGAGGAGagcgaggaagaggaggag gttGATGAGACTGGACTGGAGGTGAGAGATATTGAGCTGGTGATGGCCCAGGCCAACGTGTCGCGTCCCAAAGCTGTGCGGGCACTCAGACACAACAACAACGATATCGTCAATGCCATCATG GAGCTGACCATGTAG